A portion of the Roseofilum capinflatum BLCC-M114 genome contains these proteins:
- a CDS encoding histidine kinase: MQATSKQPLKPDPPLQLLLFVDKRPYAGEQIRQIRCYLRNLAQDLDFELMVVDVSEQPQLAENFKVVATPALIKIHPQPKQTLAGSNLTNLIDNWWPRWVQSVEEYLEQEELVGSESSQLSASIAYSAELLRLSDEIFLLRQETAELKEQLQFKDRIIAMLAHDLRNPLTAAALAVETLEIGYSAEDSRASRFTATLTTQLLKHARTQIKAIDRMITDILQVAKGSNTQIQVHPEKIELKLLCKTVLKNFDEPLQQKSLNLETDLPQDLPLVYADPQRIEQVITNLLDNAIKYTPPEGSIKVSIMHRTTQKIQVSFCDTGPGIPPEKQEKIFEDRFRLERDRTTDGYGIGLSLCQRIIRAHYGQIWVESLDNQGSCFHFTLPVYRP; encoded by the coding sequence ATGCAGGCCACTTCCAAACAGCCCCTCAAACCCGATCCTCCTCTTCAACTCCTCTTATTTGTTGATAAGCGTCCCTATGCAGGAGAACAAATTCGGCAAATCCGTTGTTATCTTCGTAATCTGGCCCAAGATCTCGATTTTGAGCTAATGGTTGTGGATGTGAGCGAACAACCCCAATTAGCGGAAAACTTTAAGGTGGTGGCTACTCCAGCGTTAATTAAAATTCATCCCCAACCGAAGCAAACCTTAGCTGGGAGTAATTTAACGAATTTAATTGATAATTGGTGGCCGCGCTGGGTGCAGTCGGTTGAAGAGTATTTGGAGCAGGAAGAATTAGTTGGGTCTGAATCGTCACAACTGAGTGCCTCTATTGCTTATTCTGCTGAATTGCTGCGCTTATCGGATGAAATTTTTCTGCTGCGCCAAGAGACCGCAGAGCTAAAAGAGCAATTACAGTTTAAAGACCGGATTATTGCTATGTTAGCCCACGATCTGCGAAATCCCTTAACGGCGGCGGCTCTAGCCGTTGAAACTCTAGAAATTGGCTATAGTGCAGAAGATAGCCGAGCGTCCCGGTTTACTGCAACTCTAACGACTCAATTGCTGAAACATGCGCGTACTCAAATTAAGGCGATTGACCGCATGATTACGGATATTCTCCAAGTGGCTAAAGGCAGTAATACGCAAATCCAGGTTCACCCGGAGAAAATTGAATTGAAACTGTTATGTAAGACGGTATTAAAGAATTTCGATGAACCATTACAGCAAAAGTCCCTCAATTTGGAAACCGATCTGCCCCAAGATTTACCCCTGGTCTATGCCGATCCCCAGCGAATTGAGCAAGTGATCACCAATTTGTTGGACAATGCAATTAAATATACGCCTCCAGAGGGTTCGATCAAGGTTTCTATTATGCACCGCACGACCCAGAAGATTCAGGTGAGCTTTTGTGATACGGGGCCGGGGATTCCTCCTGAGAAACAGGAAAAGATTTTTGAAGACCGCTTTCGCTTGGAGCGCGATCGCACTACAGATGGTTACGGTATTGGCCTATCCCTGTGTCAGCGCATTATTCGCGCCCATTACGGTCAAATTTGGGTCGAATCTCTCGATAATCAGGGCAGTTGCTTCCACTTCACCCTACCGGTCTACCGCCCTTAA
- a CDS encoding aldo/keto reductase, whose protein sequence is MQTYPLGNTEIQMTPIIMGTWQADKSMWAGTDEEELLQALKGGYEAGITTVDTASEYGNGESERLVGRALADVRDQMVFATKLWVSDFRYDAAIAACEQSLQNLQTDYIDLYQLHWPSGSWGSDLVPIAETMQAMVDLKQQGKIRAIGVSNFSVAQMEEARQYGPIESLQPPYSLFWRAIEAEIQPYCMKQNWSILAYSSLCQGLLTGKFGPDHQFPPGDHRAKNKLFVHREHYQRVQNALEQLRPIAARKECTLAQLALAWLIAQPRTHAIAGFRNLQQVQDNAKAAEIQLSEEEQQEISAIGSTVTDRLEYDPVLWAF, encoded by the coding sequence ATGCAAACTTACCCTTTAGGCAATACGGAGATTCAGATGACCCCCATTATTATGGGGACTTGGCAAGCGGATAAAAGTATGTGGGCCGGTACGGATGAGGAGGAACTGCTTCAAGCCCTCAAAGGGGGGTATGAAGCGGGGATAACGACGGTCGATACGGCCTCAGAATATGGGAATGGAGAGTCTGAGCGTCTGGTGGGCAGAGCGCTGGCAGATGTGCGCGACCAGATGGTTTTTGCGACTAAGTTATGGGTGAGTGATTTTCGCTATGATGCGGCGATCGCCGCCTGCGAGCAGTCCTTGCAGAACTTACAAACAGATTATATTGATTTATATCAATTGCATTGGCCCTCTGGAAGTTGGGGGAGTGACCTTGTACCGATCGCCGAAACCATGCAAGCGATGGTGGATTTAAAGCAACAGGGCAAAATTCGGGCGATCGGGGTGTCTAATTTTTCTGTGGCGCAAATGGAAGAAGCGCGGCAATATGGCCCGATTGAAAGTTTACAACCGCCCTATTCTCTCTTTTGGAGAGCCATTGAAGCGGAAATTCAGCCCTATTGCATGAAACAGAATTGGTCAATTCTCGCCTATTCCTCCCTCTGTCAAGGACTGCTCACGGGGAAATTTGGCCCGGATCATCAATTTCCCCCTGGCGATCATCGGGCAAAAAACAAGCTCTTTGTCCATCGAGAGCATTATCAACGGGTACAAAATGCCCTAGAACAATTACGCCCCATTGCCGCCCGCAAAGAGTGTACCTTAGCACAACTGGCTCTAGCATGGTTAATTGCCCAACCCCGCACCCATGCGATCGCCGGTTTCCGCAATCTTCAGCAAGTGCAAGATAACGCCAAAGCCGCAGAAATTCAGCTTTCAGAGGAAGAGCAGCAGGAAATTTCGGCGATCGGCTCCACCGTTACCGATCGCCTAGAATATGACCCCGTTCTCTGGGCTTTTTAA
- a CDS encoding single-stranded DNA-binding protein, with product MNSCILMAQIIQDPQLRYTPDETPVTEMLVEFSAVRAEDPPHKLKVVGWGNLATEIAQGYHQGDQVILQGSLRMNTFDRPEGFKEKRAELVVSRIYNVHGEPVAMKPLAAVGATASIPDNVTPISTPAPAAPRPLPTPAPVAPPPADIQPLEEDEIPF from the coding sequence ATGAACAGTTGCATTTTAATGGCCCAAATTATTCAAGACCCTCAACTGCGCTATACACCAGATGAGACTCCGGTCACGGAGATGTTAGTCGAGTTCTCGGCAGTGCGGGCAGAAGATCCACCCCATAAATTAAAGGTGGTGGGATGGGGAAATTTAGCGACGGAAATTGCCCAAGGGTATCATCAAGGCGATCAGGTGATTTTGCAAGGTAGCCTGAGAATGAATACATTCGATCGCCCAGAGGGATTTAAGGAAAAACGGGCAGAGTTAGTGGTTTCCCGAATTTATAATGTGCATGGAGAACCCGTTGCCATGAAACCCTTAGCGGCGGTAGGAGCAACGGCCAGCATACCGGATAACGTCACTCCCATTTCCACTCCCGCTCCGGCTGCTCCGCGTCCCCTACCCACTCCGGCTCCGGTTGCTCCACCTCCTGCGGATATTCAACCCTTGGAAGAAGATGAAATTCCATTTTAG
- the lipB gene encoding lipoyl(octanoyl) transferase LipB, with product MGGWGDKEKQRSPIATRCCQVWQRGVVPYQTAWQWQQEWVAQRRENPDLEDLLLLLEHPPVYTLGRGATLDFLKFDPQHPPAQLHRVERGGEVTYHCPGQLVGYPILNLNYYQRDLHWYLRQLETVLIETLRGYGLKADRLPGLTGVWLNGYKVGAIGIKVSRWITMHGFSLNVNPDLEGFKAIVPCGIGDRPVGSLQQFLPDISLADIRQTLPEIFAQVFQVSLVMR from the coding sequence ATGGGGGGATGGGGAGATAAGGAGAAACAAAGATCTCCTATTGCTACTCGGTGCTGTCAGGTTTGGCAACGGGGAGTTGTGCCCTATCAAACGGCTTGGCAATGGCAACAGGAATGGGTTGCCCAACGGCGCGAGAATCCGGATCTAGAGGATCTGCTGCTGTTGCTCGAACATCCTCCCGTCTATACTCTGGGACGAGGAGCCACGTTAGATTTTCTTAAATTCGATCCGCAGCATCCTCCCGCCCAACTCCATCGCGTGGAGCGGGGAGGAGAAGTCACCTATCACTGTCCCGGTCAATTGGTGGGCTATCCAATTTTGAATTTAAACTATTATCAACGGGATCTGCATTGGTATCTTCGCCAATTGGAGACGGTTTTGATTGAAACGCTTAGAGGGTATGGCTTAAAAGCCGATCGCCTCCCCGGTTTAACTGGTGTTTGGCTCAACGGCTATAAAGTGGGGGCGATCGGCATTAAAGTCAGCCGTTGGATTACCATGCATGGCTTCTCGCTCAATGTCAACCCCGATCTGGAAGGGTTTAAGGCGATCGTTCCTTGTGGAATTGGCGATCGCCCCGTCGGAAGCCTACAGCAATTTCTCCCAGATATTTCCCTCGCCGACATTCGCCAAACTCTCCCAGAGATCTTTGCCCAAGTCTTTCAGGTTTCCTTGGTTATGAGGTAG
- the hpf gene encoding ribosome hibernation-promoting factor, HPF/YfiA family, which translates to MKLVIQGKNIEITDAIRDYVNQKVEKAVSHFESLTTEVDVNLSVARNPRINPKQTAEVTIYANGTVIRSEESSEDLYASIDLVADKIARRLRKYKEKRQKNNKHKTKTAVEPPELVEDLVEDTEGISDLIANGTPELPPDVVRTKYFAMPPMTVEEALEQLQLVGHDFFMFRNADTGEINVIYERNHGGYGVLMPRNGNGHTQGRNGSTAQANATVSSNA; encoded by the coding sequence ATGAAGCTTGTTATCCAGGGAAAAAACATTGAAATAACAGATGCAATTCGTGACTATGTTAATCAAAAAGTTGAAAAGGCTGTCAGTCATTTTGAGAGTCTGACAACAGAGGTTGATGTCAATCTTTCGGTAGCTCGTAATCCCCGGATAAACCCCAAGCAGACGGCTGAAGTGACCATTTATGCCAATGGAACGGTCATTCGGTCGGAGGAGAGCAGTGAAGATCTCTACGCCAGTATTGATTTGGTGGCAGACAAGATTGCTCGACGGCTGCGGAAGTATAAGGAGAAGCGCCAAAAAAATAATAAACACAAAACCAAGACGGCAGTTGAACCTCCTGAACTGGTGGAAGACCTGGTGGAGGATACGGAGGGAATCAGCGATTTAATTGCTAATGGTACTCCGGAACTACCGCCAGATGTGGTGAGAACCAAGTATTTTGCCATGCCTCCGATGACTGTGGAAGAAGCGCTTGAACAGTTGCAACTGGTCGGCCATGATTTCTTTATGTTCAGAAATGCGGATACGGGAGAAATCAATGTGATCTATGAGCGCAACCATGGTGGATATGGAGTTCTCATGCCTCGCAATGGCAATGGCCATACCCAAGGTCGCAATGGTTCCACGGCTCAAGCCAATGCAACCGTAAGCTCGAATGCTTAA